Below is a genomic region from Desulfuromonas sp..
CCCTGGGTCGGAAAGCCGTCACGATTCCAGCTCCCCGGCTTAGGGGTGGCAATGTGTGACAAAAAGTGATACATTCAGATATCCTAATTTCAACGTCGGCAGGTATCCTCTGACCCTCGGGGACGCGCTTGAGCGGCGATAGGGCCGATGATTCCCCCCCCCCTGCGGTGGGAGAGTTTCGGAACCGGGAGAGCAGAGGTATGGCAGGTGATGGAGATCGCATAGACGAGGTTCTGGAGCAGCTTAGCGGGCTGTACCAGAAGGACCCGGAGGAGTTCGAACGGCTGAGCAAGGCCCTGATCCGGGACGCCATCGAAGGCTTTCCCGAGCGCCACCGGGCCCGGGCCCACGGGCTGCAGTTCCGCATCGACGCCGAGTTGGACCGGTACAACGACGCCACGTCCCGCCTCAACCGCATGGTCGAGATGTTCTGGGAAGGGTTCAATCGCTTCCAGGATGCGGTCTCCAACCCGGGGCAGGTGGTGGAGGAGCGGGAGGAAAACCGGGCCAGCAGCAAGGTCCTGCCTTTCCGGCGCAGCGACGATCCGAACTGATTTCGTCCACTGTTTTCAGTCTCTTGTCACCCCTCGCCGCTTCTGCTAGACTCCCCCCCATGGACAGCCTGACCGTCATACGCAAGTGCCCTCTCTTTGCGGGCGTCACAGACGAGGATCTCGATTACCTCGCCGGGATCTGCGTCGCCCGGGAATACTCCAAGGGGGAACTGCTCTTCTCCGAGGGGGACCCGGCCCGGGGCTTCTACCTCGTCGCAAGCGGCAAGGTGAAGATCTACAAGCTCTCCCCCGAAGGCAAGGAGCGCATCCTTCACATCGTTCACCCGGTCAACACCTTCGCCGAGGCTGCCATTTTCGGCGACGGCTTCTATCCCGCCTACGCCGAACCGCTCTATCGCTCGCGGCTGGTCTTCTTTCCCAAGAACGACTTTCAGCGCCTTCTTCTCGACCACGGCCAGATCGCTATCAACATGATCGGCGGCCTGGCCCGGTTCCTCCGTCAGTTCGCCACCCAGGTCGAGGAACTCACTTTCAAGGACGTTCCGGCACGGTTGGCCCGTCACCTCCTCGATCTCGGGACGGAGGACGCCGCCAGCGTTGAGCTTCCCGTGACCAAGAGCCAGCTGGCCTCCAACCTCGGGACGGTCAGCGAGACCCTCTCCCGCACTTTTCGCAAGCTTTCCGACGAAGCCATCATCGAGGTCAAGGGCAAGGTGATCGTCATTCTCGACCGCGACCGGCTCGAGGACCTGGCTCACACCTACAAAGAGTGAGCGGGTACCAAAGGAAGGCGAAGCCGACCCCGACGGTCCATGACCGGAGGGGTTTTTTTGTATCGTTTGACCTGCATCAAGGGGGCGTGCCACAATTCAGCGTAGGGTGCAGGCAAGAGATGAGCAAGGAGACTGATCGATGGCCCTGGCCGAAGGCGAAAAAACCGGAACCCTGACCCCCAAAGAGCGCAAGGACCTGAAGGTGCTCGCCCTCTTTGTCGCGGTGTACTGTCGGGAGCACCATCGCGGGGAGAAGGCCCCCCTGGGGGTCACGGAGCATGACCTGGAGGGGTTGGCTCCCCGAGCGGTGTGCGGAGAGTGCCGGGACATCCTCGCCTATGCCTTTGAGAAGCGCCTGCGTTGCCCCCTGGAGCCGAAGCCGGTTTGCAAGCACTGCCATATCCACTGCTACCGCGCGGGGCACCGGGAGAAGGTGCGCGAGATCATGCGCTTCTCCGGCCGGCACCTGATCCTGCGGGGGCGGCTCGATCTGCTCTGGCACTACTTCTTCTGAGGGAGATACCGATGATCACAGCGTTTGCATTGGCCCTGGCCGCTCTCTGGTTCTCATTTGCCGCGCTGGCCTTCTGCCCCATACGGGCGGCGCGCCGGCGGCGGGATTTGCAAAATCAGCACGATTGAACCGCGAAGAATTTCCCGGAACGGGTTTTGACCTTCGTCAAGGCGGCCGACCCTGGCCCGGGGTAAAGTGAACCGAAATGAACCGGAAACCGATAAGGGGAGGACAGAGAGATGATTCGTGAAATCGTTAAAATAGACGAAGAGAAATGCAACGGTTGCGGTGATTGCGTCCCCACATGTGCCGAGGGGGCGATTAAAATCGTCGACGGCAAGGCCAGGCTGATCGCGGACAACCTTTGCGACGGACTCGGCGCCTGCCTGGGGCACTGCCCCATGGACGCAATCGTCATCGAGCGCCGGGATTCCGACGAGTTCGACGAGGAGGCCGTGGAGAAACACCTGCACGCCGAAGGGAAGGCGGCCCCGGCCGCGCAGCCCGCTGCGGCAGGCGGGTGCCCCTCGGCCCGGGTCATGGATCTGGCGCGGCCGGCCGGCGGGGGCTGTCCGGGAAGCGCGGTGAGAAATTTCGCCCCGGTTCCCGAGTCGGGCGGCGACGGGGCGCCCGCGGTCCAGGCTTCGTCCGAACTGCGCCAGTGGCCGGTGCAGATGCACCTCGTGCCCCCTACGGCCCCATTCCTGCGAGGGGCCGACCTGGTCTTCGCCGCCGACTGCGTCCCTTTCGCCTATCCCGATTTTCACCGGGACTTCCTGCGCGGCAAGGCCCTGTTGGTCGGGTGCCCCAAACTCGACGACGCCCAGGCCTACGCGGCCAAACTGACCGAGATGGTGCGGCTCAACGACATCCGCAGCATAACCGTACTGCACATGGAGGTTCCCTGTTGCTCCGGTCTCGTCGCCCTGGTGAAGCAGGCTCTCGCGGCCAGCGGCAAGGACGTTCCCCTGGAAACGGTTCGCATCGGCATCCAGGGAGACCGCAAGTAACTCCCTCTCTTATCGATAGAAGAATCGCAGGGCAATAAAAGGCCACCGCTCGAAAGCGGTGGCCTTTTTTAAGATGGATCACGGTTGCCGGGGATCAGTGGCTGAGGGACCATTGTTCCCATTTGGCCAGATCCATCGGTTCGGGCAGAAATTGTCCCGTCCGCACCGGCGGCGATGCGAGGTGCTCAAAGGCATGCTCAGCGGCCTGCTCGGGGGTCGGATGACTCCCGAGGACCCGGTCGTGGAAGTAGAGTTCGTAACAGCCGCCGTGCTGGGGGGCAATGACGAATGTGCCCGCCGGTGAGCGGTAGCGGTAGAGCATCTCTCTGATCTCCTTTGGGGGGGGCATGCCTAGAGAGTTTGCCAAAGCCTTTTGGAATGTCAACCCATCACCGCGGCAATCTTACAAAGAGAGGCCTGTCCTTTTCGGTTTCGATCGTCTGAGGAAAATCGTGGCATGCTGACCCCATTTGGGACAATTCGAAACAGGTTCGCCGGTGGGGAAGTTCCGCCCGGCGGGAAGGAGAAGGCCTGGAATGGCAGGCCCAGTGGAAAATTCAGGGCAAGTCCCAAAATTGGTCAGGCCTTTGCATAGTGTATACCTCAGGATCGCGCCCCTTTGGTTCGGTGCGAAAAGATCAGGTATGAAGAAGGAGTCAACCATGGGAAAGAAAGTAACCAACCCCAAGAGACACATCGTTTCCTGCAGGGTCAATGAAGAGGAGATGGAACTCCTCATGGACCTGGCCAGAAAGAGCAATGTCAGCATTTCCACCCTGGTGCGCCGCAGCATTCTCGTCATTGAGGAGGCAACGTCCCGGCCCGCCAGGGCGCATGCCTGATAATTCCCCATGCCCTGGGCCGCCTCGCGGCCCAGGACCGGTATTCCATTGGTGAGCCGGTCGCACCTCGCACGGGGCGATGCTAAGGCCCCCCCATCTTCTCGCCTCCCGCCAGCGTCGCGACCATCTCGGCCAGCCCTGCGACGGCCCGGGCCATCTCCGGGTAGCAGAACTTGTCCGGGGTGTCGCTCGGGCGGTGGTAGTGGGGATAGCGGAAAGGGGCGGTATCGGTGACCATGATCGCCGGGTAGCCGGCTTGCCAGAAGGACCAGTGATCCGACCAGTCGACGCCGACCAACCAGGCCGGGGCGGTCAGGCCCTCTGCCGGAAAGTGGCTGGCGCTGCGGAAAGCACCCAGGGACTCGCCCAGCAGCTGCCGGGAGGCGAAGTTGCCGACGAAGGCGAGGAAGTTCCCCTTGCTCGGGTAGAAAAACCGCAAAGGGGTAAAGGGGAACTCCTGGCTGCCCGGCGCCTCGGTATAGAAGCCGATCGTCTCCAGGCAGATCATCGCGGCGATCTGCTCTCCTTCCTGGCGGCAGCGCCGGGCGTAGAGGCGGCTCCCCATGGAACCGGTCTTGAAGAAGGGCGGCTCCTCGTTGACGAAGGCCGCCAGACGCACGGTTCTCTCCGGGCGCCTCTGTGCAAGGAGTCGTGCCAATTCCAGCAGGGCCGCGACTCCCGAGGCGTTGTCGTTGGCCCCCGGCGAGCCGCCGACCGAATCGTAGTGCGCCCCCACCAGCACGACCTCCTCCGACCTGACTGACCCGGGGATCTCCCCCAACAGGTTCCGGGCCACCCGGTTGCCCACCTCGTAGCCCTGGATCGAGAGGGCCAGGCCCGCCTTGGTCATTCCTTCCTCGATATAGCCCGCCGCTTTCTCCAGATGTTCAAAACGTCCCATGTGGCGTTCCCCGATCACCCCGGCCAGGAAGCTCACATGAGCTTCGAGGCTTTGCCGCAGGGGCGCCATGTCCTGCCCTGCGGCGGCCGGCAAGTCGCGCCTCGCCCGTCCCGCCCCGTAGCGCCTGGAGAAACAGGCCGCTCCCAGCAGCAACATCACGGCGATGCCGACGAATAGGATGATCACGGGGTCCCTCGGTTTTGTGGGTTGCCCTTCTATTGTAGCCCGATGGGCCCGGCTGGCATTGGTTCTGAGATATATATTATCGAAGGGCAGGGGGCCGCGGTCGGTTCGAGAGAAGAGCGCCATTTTGTACCCGCGGTGCCGAGGCCCGAACTGCCTCCGGTCTTCCGGGGGGGGGACGGAGGGGCTACGGTTTAGGGATGCGAACCTGCATGGTGGTGTGCTAATCTTGCAGCCGGCAAGTCTTGCCCCTTGCACACCGAGGGGGCGATGACGACCTTTCGAGGGAATTCGCTCATGCTCAAGAAAAAATACCTCCTCTGCCCCCAATGCGGGGCCCATCGATATTACCTCGACCAAAACGGCGCCGAACGTGTCTGTTTTCACGTGGACCATGACGGAGAGCCGTTCCCGACCGAGGAATCCGGGGCCGGTCTGAAGGGTCTCGATTTTCCACCATCTCATGCTGTGGCTGCGCCTGGTCCGGAAGGATCGGCAAACTGGTGAAATACCTGTAGGGGCACCGGGCGGCTCCGCGCCGGCCCTGCCCGAAAGGAGGAGAAACCATGACCGAAGACCTGTCCAAATTCTGGCTTTCCGCTGAAAAGGCCGTCCTGGTGGTGGTGGACGTTCAGGAGCGTCTCGTTCCCGCTATGGACGCCATCGTGTACGCCAGGGTGCGCAAGAGCATCGGCCTGCTCCTTCAGGGCGCCGAGATCCTCCAGGTGCCGGTGATCGCCACCGAGCAGTACCCCAGGGGGCTTGGGCACACGGTGCCGGAACTGGCCGCCGCCTGCAGGGACGGAGCTGTCGAAAAGGTCAGCTTCGGCTGTTGCGGTGACGGCGGATTCGTCGACCGCCTGGGGGCGCTGGACCGGCCCCAGGTGATCGTCACCGGGATGGAGGCCCACGTCTGCGTTTACCAGACGGTGCTCGGCCTGCTGGAGGGGGGCTACAATGTCCACCTTGTGCGCGACGCCATCTGCTCCCGAGGCAAGACCGACTTCCTGACCGGGGTGGAAAACGCGGCCCGCGCCGGGGCCACGGTCACCACTGCGGAGATGGCCCTGTTCCAGATGCTGCGCGCTGCCGGCACCCCCGAATTCAAAGCGGTCTCGGCCCTGATCAAGGAGATGTAGGTTTCGCTCCATGTGGCAGGGACTGAAGGACATGGTCCTCCGGCAGAGGACCCATTTCGACGCCGTCTGCAGCGAGAAGGTGGAGGCCTACCGGGAAGAGGGGGGCCACATCTACTGCCGCAAGGGGTGCGGCAACTGCTGCACCCTTGCGGTCAACACCGTCTTCACCGAGGCCCTCCTCCTCGCCGAGGCTCTCTCCCCAGGGCAGGTCGAAGCGGTCGCCCTGCGCTCCTGCCGGACCCGGGAGCTCGTGGCCCGATCCCCCGACTTGAAAACCTTTCTGCGCCTGCACCGCAGGGACCTCGGCGTTTGCCCCTTTCTCGACGGGGCCGGTTCCTGCGGCGTCTACGGGCACAGGCCCCTGTCCTGCCGTTCCCTGCTGGCCACCCGGCCTGGCGACTGGTGCGGTGTCGATTTCGGCGACCTTCCCGAGATCGAGAGACAGGTTTTTATGAGCGGACTCGACCGGAGGGCCGTGGCCTTCCCGACCCATTACCTCGCCTCCACTCAGGAACTGGCGCGGCAGCTGGAGGAGGAGTCGGCCGCCCTGATGGGGCAGAGGTTCGGGGTTGCCGTCACCGGCAATCTGCCCTACCTGGTGGCCCTGGAGAGAGAGCATCGCCTGAGCGAAGTCGTTCTGGAAGGGTACGAGGCGACCGTTGAATTTCTCGAGGACAGAGGGCTGAATCTCCCCTACCTGATTCACCTCGCCGGAGTTCATCCTGATCGATAGACGCAGCAAAGGGGGAAACCCCATGCGCATCCGAACCGGATCTCATCGCATTGTCGGGCGGCTTGAACGGGGGGACGATCTGCTGGAGGCCCTGACCGCCGTCGCCCGGGAGGATGGCATTCGGGCCTGAATCGAGCCGGGTCGGTAAGACCGTGTTCGCCTGCGAGTATGTGTTCGCTCTCTTCAAGGGGGGAACTCCACAGGGGGGTCGACGAGACCACCGGGCTGCCCCTGTGGCAGGGTGAGGGCTGAAAGGGAGGGGGGCATGGTCGCTTCCGGGCGAGGAGGAGGCATTATGCATATCGGCTTTTGGCTGGTCTGGGTTGTGGCGGCTGCTTTTATGGGCGGTTGCGCGACCAACCCCGTGACCGGGAAGCGAGAACTTTCCCTTGTCTCGGAGGTTTGGGAACTTCAGGTCGGGGCGGAACAGTACGGTCCGGCCCGGCAGATGCAGGGCGGCGATTTCGTCCTCGACCCTGAACTCGGCGACTACGTCGTCGGCGTAGGGCGGCGTCTCGCGGCGGTCAGCGACAGAGGCCTTCCCTACGAGTTCGTGGTGATCAACGACTCCACCCCCAACGCCTGGGCCCTGCCCGGCGGGAAGATCGCCATCAATCGCGGCCTTCTCTCCGAGTTGAACAGCGAAGCGGAGCTTGCCGCGGTCCTCGGGCACGAGATCGTCCATTCCGCCGCCCGCCACGGCGCCAAGGGGATGCAGCGTGGCCTGCTGATGCAGGGAGCGGTGCTCGCTGCGGGCCTGGCCCTCGAAGGAGAGGGCTATGCCGCCCTCGCCGTCGGGGGCGCGCAACTGGCGGCCGGCCTTCTCGGACAGAGGTACAGTCGCGAGGACGAACTCGAGGCCGACCTGTACGGGATGGAATACCTGGCCCGGGCCAACTACGATCCCCGGGCCGCGGTCACCCTGCAGGAATATTTCGCGAGCCTTGCCGACGGGCGGGAATCGAACTGGCTGGAGGGACTCTTCTCCAGTCATCCTCCTTCGGCCGAACGGGTGGCGGCCAACGAGGCGACCGCCCGTAGGCTTCCACCCGGCGGAGAAACCGCCGAAGAGCGGTATCGCAGGAAGATTGCCCGGATTCTTGAGACCCGGGAAGCCTACGGGGCCTACGACGAAGGTCGCAAGGCCCTCGCCGAAGGCGACCTGGACGGGGCTCTGGCCCTGGCTGAAAAGGCACTGGCCGCCGAGCCCGGCGAAGCCCTGTTTCACGGCCTGAGGGGGGATGTCCGTCTTCGGCAAAGTCGCTACAGGGACGCCTTGATCAATTACGACAGGGCCCTGTCGCGCAACGACGGGTTCTTCGACTTCTACCTCCAGCGGGGCACGGTTCGGCGGGAACTGGGCGACAGGGACGGGGCGGCCGCCGACTTGAAGGCCAGCGTCGCGCTCCTGCCAACCGCCCCCGGCCTGAACGCCCTCGGGGATCTCGCCCTTCAGGGCGGTGACGTCGAGGGGGCGAGGGTTTTTTTCGCCCAGGCGGCCGGGTCCCCTTCCGAAGCTGGCAGGCGCGCCGCCCTATCCCTCGCCCGTCTTGACCTGCCTCACCATCCCGAACGGTTCCTGACAGTCCGGACCGCGCTCGACAGGGACGGTTACCTCGTCATGGATGTGGTCAACGGCAGCCCCCTCGCCGTGGACCGGGTTGCGGTGAAGGTTTCCTATGGTGATTCTGGCGAAGGCTGGCGGCAGGTCACGATGGTTCTGCCCGGAGGGATCGTTCCTGGGGGACAGGCCCTTTTGAAAACCCGCATCAGGCCCCCCATCGATAGGGAGAGTGGCGTCGGAAAGGCCCTTCAGGGAGTTCGTGCCAGGGTCGTTGAGGCCTATCCCGCCGACGAGGGGTGAGGGGACGTTCCGGCAGGTTTTTATAGGGAAAAGGATGGCTGTTTTGAACACGAAATACCACGACATCTACCGGGCCACCATTGAAAAATGGGGAGCGGAGGCCCAGTACGACCAGGCGGTTGAGGAATGCGCTGAACTGATCGCGGTGCTGAAGCACTTTCGTCGAAACAAGGTGGGGAGTGACGCGGTCATTGACGAGTTGGCTGACGTGACCCTGATGATCGGGCAACTCAGTTACATGCTCGGGGAGGAGAAAGTCGAGCAGGCCATAAAGTCCAAACTCGACAAACTCAGGGGGCTGCTCGAAACCCCCGAGGGGCGATAGTGTCCAGCTGGGTTGGTCGTGGCAATTGATTCTGAGGTGTTTTGGTTGTTGTCAAGCCGCGCCGACGCCGGCCAAGCCTGAGCTTGGCCGTGAAGGCGGAACGCAGATATCAATCAAAAGAGCCAGGAACGGCTGCACGGGACACTAAGGGAGGTGGTAGTAGGACTGGCCCCGGAATGGTTTGGCTACAACCTCCTGGCCCTGATCGCGGAAGTGATTGCGGATAAAGTTGTCGATGCGGGCCTGGTCCGCATCGAGAATGCGGATGAAGCGCAGGGCCGCCGTCTGTTTCCCCCCCGGGGCGGGGTCCATGGCGCGAACCACTTCGGCCAGGGCGGCGATGGGCGGTTCCTCACTGGAGAGGCCGAGGCAGAGCAGGGTCAGGTCGTTGGGGGCGATCGGCATCGGAAGGTCCATGCGCACCCCCCCGGCGCTGAGGTTGACCAGGGTGGGTCGCAGGTCCGGTGCGGAGCCGTCTGCCAGGCTCGTCAGGCGGCCCTGAAAGGCCTCCCACTTTTCCTGAAACACGGTAAGGGGCCAGCCCTTCCTGAGGATGGCGAGTCCCACCGTGAGATCGGCGCGGGGATACTCGCGCTTCTGAAAGAGTTCCAGGTTCTGGTGGGGGGCGATGCGGATTTGTCCGTTGTCCTCCGATCCCAGATAGCGGCCGGTGACCCGGAGGCCGAGGCCGAAGGTCTCGGAACAGAGTTCCAGATCCTGCCCGGGCAGGCAGGGCGGGGAGGCGTCGGAGCCGCGGGGGTAGGGCAGGGCGAGGACGAAACAGTCGGACCGGAGTTCG
It encodes:
- a CDS encoding DUF3135 domain-containing protein codes for the protein MAGDGDRIDEVLEQLSGLYQKDPEEFERLSKALIRDAIEGFPERHRARAHGLQFRIDAELDRYNDATSRLNRMVEMFWEGFNRFQDAVSNPGQVVEEREENRASSKVLPFRRSDDPN
- a CDS encoding Crp/Fnr family transcriptional regulator — its product is MDSLTVIRKCPLFAGVTDEDLDYLAGICVAREYSKGELLFSEGDPARGFYLVASGKVKIYKLSPEGKERILHIVHPVNTFAEAAIFGDGFYPAYAEPLYRSRLVFFPKNDFQRLLLDHGQIAINMIGGLARFLRQFATQVEELTFKDVPARLARHLLDLGTEDAASVELPVTKSQLASNLGTVSETLSRTFRKLSDEAIIEVKGKVIVILDRDRLEDLAHTYKE
- a CDS encoding nitrous oxide-stimulated promoter family protein, which produces MALAEGEKTGTLTPKERKDLKVLALFVAVYCREHHRGEKAPLGVTEHDLEGLAPRAVCGECRDILAYAFEKRLRCPLEPKPVCKHCHIHCYRAGHREKVREIMRFSGRHLILRGRLDLLWHYFF
- a CDS encoding 4Fe-4S binding protein codes for the protein MIREIVKIDEEKCNGCGDCVPTCAEGAIKIVDGKARLIADNLCDGLGACLGHCPMDAIVIERRDSDEFDEEAVEKHLHAEGKAAPAAQPAAAGGCPSARVMDLARPAGGGCPGSAVRNFAPVPESGGDGAPAVQASSELRQWPVQMHLVPPTAPFLRGADLVFAADCVPFAYPDFHRDFLRGKALLVGCPKLDDAQAYAAKLTEMVRLNDIRSITVLHMEVPCCSGLVALVKQALAASGKDVPLETVRIGIQGDRK
- a CDS encoding hydrogen-dependent growth transcriptional repressor; translated protein: MGKKVTNPKRHIVSCRVNEEEMELLMDLARKSNVSISTLVRRSILVIEEATSRPARAHA
- a CDS encoding M28 family peptidase; the protein is MIILFVGIAVMLLLGAACFSRRYGAGRARRDLPAAAGQDMAPLRQSLEAHVSFLAGVIGERHMGRFEHLEKAAGYIEEGMTKAGLALSIQGYEVGNRVARNLLGEIPGSVRSEEVVLVGAHYDSVGGSPGANDNASGVAALLELARLLAQRRPERTVRLAAFVNEEPPFFKTGSMGSRLYARRCRQEGEQIAAMICLETIGFYTEAPGSQEFPFTPLRFFYPSKGNFLAFVGNFASRQLLGESLGAFRSASHFPAEGLTAPAWLVGVDWSDHWSFWQAGYPAIMVTDTAPFRYPHYHRPSDTPDKFCYPEMARAVAGLAEMVATLAGGEKMGGP
- a CDS encoding isochorismatase family protein; the encoded protein is MTEDLSKFWLSAEKAVLVVVDVQERLVPAMDAIVYARVRKSIGLLLQGAEILQVPVIATEQYPRGLGHTVPELAAACRDGAVEKVSFGCCGDGGFVDRLGALDRPQVIVTGMEAHVCVYQTVLGLLEGGYNVHLVRDAICSRGKTDFLTGVENAARAGATVTTAEMALFQMLRAAGTPEFKAVSALIKEM
- a CDS encoding YkgJ family cysteine cluster protein, with the protein product MWQGLKDMVLRQRTHFDAVCSEKVEAYREEGGHIYCRKGCGNCCTLAVNTVFTEALLLAEALSPGQVEAVALRSCRTRELVARSPDLKTFLRLHRRDLGVCPFLDGAGSCGVYGHRPLSCRSLLATRPGDWCGVDFGDLPEIERQVFMSGLDRRAVAFPTHYLASTQELARQLEEESAALMGQRFGVAVTGNLPYLVALEREHRLSEVVLEGYEATVEFLEDRGLNLPYLIHLAGVHPDR
- a CDS encoding M48 family metalloprotease → MHIGFWLVWVVAAAFMGGCATNPVTGKRELSLVSEVWELQVGAEQYGPARQMQGGDFVLDPELGDYVVGVGRRLAAVSDRGLPYEFVVINDSTPNAWALPGGKIAINRGLLSELNSEAELAAVLGHEIVHSAARHGAKGMQRGLLMQGAVLAAGLALEGEGYAALAVGGAQLAAGLLGQRYSREDELEADLYGMEYLARANYDPRAAVTLQEYFASLADGRESNWLEGLFSSHPPSAERVAANEATARRLPPGGETAEERYRRKIARILETREAYGAYDEGRKALAEGDLDGALALAEKALAAEPGEALFHGLRGDVRLRQSRYRDALINYDRALSRNDGFFDFYLQRGTVRRELGDRDGAAADLKASVALLPTAPGLNALGDLALQGGDVEGARVFFAQAAGSPSEAGRRAALSLARLDLPHHPERFLTVRTALDRDGYLVMDVVNGSPLAVDRVAVKVSYGDSGEGWRQVTMVLPGGIVPGGQALLKTRIRPPIDRESGVGKALQGVRARVVEAYPADEG
- a CDS encoding antitoxin, coding for MNTKYHDIYRATIEKWGAEAQYDQAVEECAELIAVLKHFRRNKVGSDAVIDELADVTLMIGQLSYMLGEEKVEQAIKSKLDKLRGLLETPEGR
- a CDS encoding PilZ domain-containing protein, with product MQFSKYFKPNQTVYLRTLTPEPVPEGLEAFTAHLVELRSDCFVLALPYPRGSDASPPCLPGQDLELCSETFGLGLRVTGRYLGSEDNGQIRIAPHQNLELFQKREYPRADLTVGLAILRKGWPLTVFQEKWEAFQGRLTSLADGSAPDLRPTLVNLSAGGVRMDLPMPIAPNDLTLLCLGLSSEEPPIAALAEVVRAMDPAPGGKQTAALRFIRILDADQARIDNFIRNHFRDQGQEVVAKPFRGQSYYHLP